TAATATGGCTACATTGACATATCatgatatataatatgataaaccTAAGCATGCTTCCACTCATAAAAATCTAAGGTTTTAGGATGTCCACACATCTCATGTATGGTGGCAACTTTGTTGTATTTTAGTGTGAATGGAAGAATATAAGGCGATTATGAACTTTGCTTCCTAATATCTGCCCTTTACTTGAGGGAAATCCTGAAAGTTCTTTGTATATCTTCTGATGATACCCCACCATAAGCAAATTGATACGTATAACATGTGAGTCATGGTGTTTATACTAATTTAGGAGTTAATtttgcaaaaaaataaaaaaaattgcgtGTCATATGAATTAATGCTAGTTACAGAAGAAATTTTAGCTTAAGAACCAAGTTTCTAAGAACTAATGATCTTTGATGTTTAATAGGGTCTGGTAATACTCACAATACAAGCAAAAGTAGGATCCCTGAAGCCTATGAAATGTGACCCTGCCAATACAAacaatccatgccaacaagttCATGGTGCAAAGGCTGCAATTCTTTTTTTAGGCCTCTATTTAGTGGCGCTCGGTGTCGGAGGCATTAAGGGATCTTTACCATCCCATGGAGCTGAACAGTTTGATGGGGAGAGTCCTTGTGGAAGGAGGCAAAGATCGACTTTCTTTAACTACTTTGTGTTTTCCCTCTCATGTGGTGCCCTGTTTGCGGTGACCTTAGTCGTGTGGATTGAGGACAACTTGGGATGGCAATGGGGGTTTGGGATTTCAACGTTGGCTATATTGTTGTCCGTTCCTATATTTCTAGCCGGTTCCCGGTATTATAGGAACAAGATTCCTCTTGGAAGTCCACTTACGACTATTGGTAAGGTAAGTTGTTTTTCACATTATTCTTAGGGAGGATTTACTTCATCGATGACTTGTGATCAGTGGTTTATGGAATAGGTTTTGCTTGCTGCATTGCTCAATACCGGTACGCCAACAAGTGCAAGCAACACCATTGCTAATGTGGCCACAAGCCTGTCTCCAGTTCTGACATCTGAAGAAGAACATGTTGTAGAAAACAAGATGCTCCGGAAAGCATTCGATTCCCCATCGGAATGCCTCAAATTTCTCAACAGAGCAGCAGTGAACGTGCCAGCCTGTGATGTACTAAAATGCTCAGCGCAACAAGTGGAAGAAGTCAAGATTGTCATGAAAGTACTCCCTATATTTGCTTGCACGATCATGCTCAACTGCTGTCTTGCTCAGCTATCAACATTTTCAGTCCAGCAAGCTGCCACCATGAACACAAAGCTCGGAAACTTTAGAGTCCCTCCAGCTTCTCTTCCCATCTTCCCTGTTGTATTTATAATGGTTCTCGCACCTCTTTACGATCATGTTATCATCCCATTTGCTCGAAAAATGACGAAATCAGAGACAGGGATAACTCACCTCCAGAGAATCGGAGTAGGCCTAGTCCTATCCATTATAGCCATGGCTGTAGCCGCATTGGTCGAAATCAGACGCAAAAGTGTAGCAACAGAGTTGGGGCTAGTCGACTCCGCAAAGCCACTTCCCATTACTTTTCTCTGGATTGCATTTCAGTATTTGTTTCTAGGATCAGCTGATCTTTTCACTCTAGCAGGGCTTCTTGAATTTTTCTTCACGGAGGCAGCATTTAGCATGAGATCATTGGCAACTGCTTTATCTTGGGTTTCATTAGCAACGGGATACTACCTAAGCACCGTCATCGTATCGGTGGTTAACAGTCTCACTGGTGATTCCAAGAATAAGCCATGGCTTTCTGGCAAGAACTTGAATCATTATCAGTTGGACAACTTCTACTGGCTAATGTGCGCATTAAGCGGACTGAATTTTATGCATTATCTGTTCTGGGCTACAAAGTATAAGTACCGATCAATAGGGGTCAACAAATAACATTTGGCTCAGAAATATGGGATTTGGACTGCCAAATGAACCTAGTTCATGTTTCTTGAGTTAAATGGTATTGTGGTGATTAGTTGCTGGTCGTGCAAGAACTGGCCAAGTTTGCAGTTAGGTGTGAAGTTGTCATGTAGCAATTAACATTGTTCGTCCTTGGTTTAATGCATATATCAATTGGCATCGTCTTGGTAAAGAAGTAGA
This genomic interval from Primulina eburnea isolate SZY01 chromosome 16, ASM2296580v1, whole genome shotgun sequence contains the following:
- the LOC140817046 gene encoding protein NRT1/ PTR FAMILY 4.6-like isoform X2 encodes the protein MLAASFVLVVEVLENLAYLANASNLVLYLSRYMHFSPSDSANSVTNFMGTAFLLALLGGFLSDAFFTTYHIYLISSLIEFLGLVILTIQAKVGSLKPMKCDPANTNNPCQQVHGAKAAILFLGLYLVALGVGGIKGSLPSHGAEQFDGESPCGRRQRSTFFNYFVFSLSCGALFAVTLVVWIEDNLGWQWGFGISTLAILLSVPIFLAGSRYYRNKIPLGSPLTTIGKVLLAALLNTGTPTSASNTIANVATSLSPVLTSEEEHVVENKMLRKAFDSPSECLKFLNRAAVNVPACDVLKCSAQQVEEVKIVMKVLPIFACTIMLNCCLAQLSTFSVQQAATMNTKLGNFRVPPASLPIFPVVFIMVLAPLYDHVIIPFARKMTKSETGITHLQRIGVGLVLSIIAMAVAALVEIRRKSVATELGLVDSAKPLPITFLWIAFQYLFLGSADLFTLAGLLEFFFTEAAFSMRSLATALSWVSLATGYYLSTVIVSVVNSLTGDSKNKPWLSGKNLNHYQLDNFYWLMCALSGLNFMHYLFWATKYKYRSIGVNK
- the LOC140817046 gene encoding protein NRT1/ PTR FAMILY 4.6-like isoform X1, which produces MEVENYQRWDGYGDWRGKPAVRSKHGGMLAASFVLVVEVLENLAYLANASNLVLYLSRYMHFSPSDSANSVTNFMGTAFLLALLGGFLSDAFFTTYHIYLISSLIEFLGLVILTIQAKVGSLKPMKCDPANTNNPCQQVHGAKAAILFLGLYLVALGVGGIKGSLPSHGAEQFDGESPCGRRQRSTFFNYFVFSLSCGALFAVTLVVWIEDNLGWQWGFGISTLAILLSVPIFLAGSRYYRNKIPLGSPLTTIGKVLLAALLNTGTPTSASNTIANVATSLSPVLTSEEEHVVENKMLRKAFDSPSECLKFLNRAAVNVPACDVLKCSAQQVEEVKIVMKVLPIFACTIMLNCCLAQLSTFSVQQAATMNTKLGNFRVPPASLPIFPVVFIMVLAPLYDHVIIPFARKMTKSETGITHLQRIGVGLVLSIIAMAVAALVEIRRKSVATELGLVDSAKPLPITFLWIAFQYLFLGSADLFTLAGLLEFFFTEAAFSMRSLATALSWVSLATGYYLSTVIVSVVNSLTGDSKNKPWLSGKNLNHYQLDNFYWLMCALSGLNFMHYLFWATKYKYRSIGVNK